In the genome of Kitasatospora cathayae, one region contains:
- a CDS encoding MbtH family protein has product MSNPFDDEQGTFLVLANHENQHSLWPAFAEVPAGWRTVKGACTRQEALDHIERTWTDLRPQSLIDATA; this is encoded by the coding sequence ATGAGCAACCCGTTCGACGACGAGCAGGGCACCTTCCTCGTCCTCGCCAACCACGAGAACCAGCACAGCCTCTGGCCCGCCTTCGCCGAGGTCCCGGCCGGCTGGCGGACCGTCAAGGGCGCCTGCACCCGGCAGGAGGCGCTCGACCACATCGAGCGCACCTGGACCGACCTGCGCCCGCAGAGCCTGATCGACGCCACCGCCTGA
- a CDS encoding acyl carrier protein, which produces MSAVAIDETKVREIVADCLDLEIDELTLTDHFIDHYGADSLNAIEVLARLEKQFNVTIPQDELANMVNLAAVLEVLSRATAR; this is translated from the coding sequence ATGAGCGCTGTCGCCATCGACGAGACCAAGGTCCGCGAGATCGTCGCCGACTGCCTCGACCTCGAGATCGACGAGCTGACCCTGACCGACCACTTCATCGACCACTACGGCGCCGACTCGCTGAACGCCATCGAGGTCCTCGCCCGCCTGGAGAAGCAGTTCAACGTCACCATCCCGCAGGACGAGCTGGCCAACATGGTCAACCTGGCCGCCGTGCTGGAGGTCCTGTCCCGGGCGACCGCGCGATGA
- a CDS encoding beta-ketoacyl-[acyl-carrier-protein] synthase family protein, with protein MNEPQRVVVTGIGVLSSIGNGVEEFTSALREGRCGAGPITSFDTTGFLRTSGHEVAGFEPEQWIHRLPIEQLGRATQFTVAAARMAVQDAGLDERELAGLRAQITVGTTDGEAGELDRMMAESVAKGPEHPADQLVAGRLPSHQLALAVARELRLPRAVPAVLGTACAAGNYAIGDGFDAVRGGEADIAIVGGADAICRRTFAGFSRLGLVSSDYCRPFDADREGLLTAEGAGVLVLETLESARRRGARIYAELLGYGLNCDAHHPTAPDQASVARCMELALADAGVKAAEVDLVSAHGTGTPTNDITETRAIREVFGDTPPRTVALKAMLGHSMGAASALGAAASAIALAHGFVPPTVNHRTTDPQCQIDCVPNHSVPADLRVVVNNGLAFGGNNASVVLGRHEEEPSR; from the coding sequence ATGAACGAGCCGCAGCGCGTGGTGGTGACCGGCATCGGCGTCCTGTCGAGCATCGGCAACGGGGTCGAGGAGTTCACCTCGGCCCTGCGCGAGGGCCGCTGCGGCGCCGGTCCGATCACCAGCTTCGACACCACCGGCTTCCTCCGGACCTCCGGCCACGAGGTGGCCGGCTTCGAACCGGAGCAGTGGATCCACCGCCTCCCGATCGAACAGCTCGGCCGCGCCACCCAGTTCACCGTCGCGGCGGCCCGGATGGCCGTCCAGGACGCCGGCCTCGACGAGCGGGAACTCGCCGGGCTGCGCGCCCAGATCACCGTCGGCACCACCGACGGCGAGGCCGGCGAACTCGACAGGATGATGGCCGAGTCGGTGGCGAAGGGGCCGGAGCACCCGGCGGACCAGCTGGTGGCCGGCCGGCTGCCCTCCCACCAGCTGGCCCTGGCGGTCGCCCGGGAGCTGCGGCTCCCCCGGGCCGTCCCGGCCGTCCTCGGCACCGCCTGCGCGGCCGGCAACTACGCGATCGGCGACGGCTTCGACGCCGTGCGCGGCGGTGAGGCGGACATCGCCATCGTCGGCGGCGCGGACGCGATCTGCCGCCGCACCTTCGCCGGATTCAGCCGGCTCGGCCTGGTCTCCTCGGACTACTGCCGTCCGTTCGACGCCGACCGCGAGGGGCTGCTCACGGCCGAGGGTGCGGGGGTGCTCGTCCTGGAGACGCTCGAGTCCGCCCGGCGCCGCGGCGCCCGGATCTACGCCGAACTGCTCGGCTACGGGCTCAACTGCGACGCCCACCACCCCACCGCACCCGACCAGGCGAGCGTCGCCCGCTGCATGGAGCTGGCGCTCGCCGACGCCGGGGTCAAGGCGGCCGAGGTGGACCTGGTCTCCGCCCACGGCACCGGCACCCCCACCAACGACATCACCGAGACCCGCGCGATCCGCGAGGTCTTCGGCGACACCCCGCCGCGCACCGTCGCCCTCAAGGCGATGCTCGGCCACTCGATGGGCGCGGCGAGCGCGCTCGGCGCGGCCGCCTCGGCGATCGCGCTGGCCCACGGGTTCGTCCCGCCCACCGTCAACCACCGCACCACCGACCCCCAGTGCCAGATCGACTGCGTGCCCAACCACTCCGTCCCCGCGGACCTCCGGGTGGTGGTCAACAACGGACTGGCCTTCGGCGGCAACAACGCCTCCGTCGTCCTGGGGCGCCACGAGGAGGAGCCCAGCCGATGA
- a CDS encoding beta-ketoacyl synthase N-terminal-like domain-containing protein translates to MSSSTIHRDRPLITAWSAVSPFGLGRDAFAAGVGRGQPAHEVPDFDVRKVLGKAGTRTYDRATGLAVTTVRELLAEAEAARSPIATGGGTALVLGTTLGSADSCAGFSRASFEGDKPYDVPAQLMPNVLMNGPAAATAIRFDLKGPNTTVAGGAAGGLLALGYARRLLAAGRAERAVVGAVEEQSPTREWLAGDTDRTIGEGGVVLLVETARTLPPGRRVLAELLALDVRLDIDDDPAQALADTVREALDQAGATPEEVWAAAVTGQPAGEQLAALVGTEAVGRVPALLGDTGSAATVFSLTTVLSLAEHDPTAAGRVAVIASLDHQGLAACAVLRLTGGDR, encoded by the coding sequence ATGAGCTCTAGCACCATCCACCGGGACCGGCCGCTGATCACCGCGTGGTCCGCCGTCTCCCCGTTCGGCCTCGGCCGCGACGCGTTCGCGGCCGGGGTGGGCCGGGGGCAACCGGCCCACGAGGTCCCCGACTTCGACGTCCGCAAGGTGCTCGGCAAGGCCGGCACCCGCACCTACGACCGGGCCACCGGCCTGGCCGTCACCACCGTCCGCGAACTGCTCGCCGAGGCCGAGGCCGCGCGGAGCCCGATCGCCACCGGCGGCGGCACCGCACTCGTCCTCGGCACCACCCTCGGCAGCGCCGACAGCTGCGCCGGGTTCAGCCGGGCCTCCTTCGAGGGCGACAAGCCCTACGACGTACCGGCCCAGCTGATGCCCAACGTGCTGATGAACGGACCGGCCGCGGCCACCGCCATCCGCTTCGACCTCAAGGGCCCCAACACCACCGTGGCCGGCGGCGCCGCGGGCGGCCTGCTCGCCCTCGGCTACGCCCGCCGCCTGCTGGCGGCCGGCCGCGCCGAACGCGCCGTGGTCGGCGCGGTGGAGGAGCAGTCCCCCACCCGCGAGTGGCTGGCCGGCGACACCGACCGGACCATCGGCGAGGGCGGCGTCGTCCTGCTGGTGGAGACCGCCAGGACGCTGCCGCCCGGCCGCCGGGTGCTGGCCGAACTGCTCGCCCTGGACGTCCGGCTGGACATCGACGACGACCCCGCGCAGGCCCTCGCCGACACCGTCCGCGAGGCCCTCGACCAGGCCGGCGCGACCCCCGAGGAGGTCTGGGCCGCGGCCGTCACCGGGCAGCCGGCCGGGGAACAGCTCGCCGCGCTGGTCGGCACCGAGGCCGTCGGCCGGGTCCCCGCCCTGCTCGGCGACACCGGCTCCGCCGCCACCGTCTTCTCGCTCACCACCGTGCTGTCCCTGGCCGAGCACGACCCCACGGCCGCCGGCCGCGTCGCCGTGATCGCCTCGCTGGACCACCAGGGCCTGGCCGCCTGCGCCGTCCTGCGCCTCACCGGCGGTGACCGATGA
- the fabG gene encoding 3-oxoacyl-ACP reductase FabG produces MSGVALISGGSRGIGRAAALRLAAEGHAISFCYQSDRQAADLLAKELTELGVATLAERVDVTDAGAVRAWVTRTEQDLGPITVAVASAGITRDKPLLLMADEDWQAVTDTNLTGTANLCRAVAFPMVKRRAGSIITLSSVSGVYGNPGQSNYAASKAGIIALTRALAKEVGRYGVRVNAVAPGMIETDMTSVLTDAQRTDALKHIPLGRFGTADEVADSVAFLAGPRSAYLTGSVLQIDGGIVL; encoded by the coding sequence ATGAGCGGCGTCGCCCTGATCAGCGGCGGCTCCCGCGGCATCGGCAGGGCGGCCGCCCTGCGCCTGGCCGCCGAGGGCCACGCGATCAGCTTCTGCTACCAGTCCGACCGGCAGGCCGCCGACCTCCTCGCCAAGGAGCTCACCGAACTCGGCGTCGCGACCCTGGCCGAACGGGTGGACGTCACCGACGCCGGCGCCGTCCGCGCCTGGGTCACCCGCACCGAACAGGACCTCGGCCCGATCACCGTCGCCGTCGCCAGCGCCGGGATCACCCGCGACAAACCGCTCCTGCTGATGGCCGACGAGGACTGGCAGGCCGTCACCGACACCAATCTCACCGGCACCGCCAACCTCTGCCGCGCGGTGGCCTTCCCGATGGTCAAGCGCCGCGCCGGCTCGATCATCACGCTCTCCTCGGTCTCCGGCGTCTACGGGAACCCCGGCCAGAGCAACTACGCGGCCTCCAAGGCCGGCATCATCGCGCTCACCCGGGCGCTGGCCAAGGAGGTCGGCCGCTACGGGGTCCGGGTCAACGCGGTGGCCCCCGGCATGATCGAGACCGACATGACCTCGGTGCTCACCGACGCCCAACGCACGGACGCCCTCAAGCACATCCCGCTCGGCCGCTTCGGCACGGCGGACGAGGTGGCCGACTCGGTCGCCTTCCTGGCGGGCCCCCGGTCCGCCTACCTCACCGGCTCGGTCCTGCAGATCGACGGCGGAATAGTCCTGTGA
- a CDS encoding class I SAM-dependent methyltransferase, whose product MTVPAVRTFDNHTPLVDTELLPGRGTGVNAAHRMYEHLIGIWATGVIEAAHDLGAFTALISGPATAGELSTRLGTDLRATRVLLDGLAAYDVVERSRAADGQAVYTLPPEMHDIFAPEGLYSLVGKIRHDRNVAWNAWRNLATNVRTGARNAEGSQQLNQISEEDYTSLVRGINFWAPPIAATLATALREQGWTDGTGRTLLDVGCGTGIYSQLLLQEFSGLNARALDAERIIPIANAQAHRLGVADRFNPEVVDFWADDWGTGVDVALFVNIFHLQTPESARELLLRSAKALTEDGVIAIADHIVDEDSADGNTQNRFFRLFAASMLATGGGDAFTVHDYDHWLADAGLRRVALLDTPMHRLLLVKHA is encoded by the coding sequence ATGACCGTTCCCGCCGTGCGCACCTTCGACAACCACACCCCGCTGGTCGACACCGAGCTGCTCCCCGGCCGCGGCACCGGCGTCAACGCCGCCCACCGGATGTACGAGCACCTCATCGGCATCTGGGCCACCGGCGTCATCGAGGCCGCCCACGACCTCGGCGCCTTCACCGCCCTGATCAGCGGTCCGGCCACCGCCGGCGAGCTCTCCACCCGGCTCGGCACCGACCTGCGCGCCACCCGCGTCCTGCTCGACGGCCTGGCCGCCTACGACGTGGTCGAGCGCAGCCGCGCGGCGGACGGTCAGGCCGTCTACACCCTGCCACCGGAGATGCACGACATCTTCGCCCCCGAGGGCCTGTACAGCCTGGTCGGCAAGATCCGGCACGACCGCAACGTCGCCTGGAACGCCTGGCGCAACCTCGCCACCAACGTCCGCACCGGCGCCCGCAACGCCGAGGGCTCCCAGCAGCTCAACCAGATCTCCGAGGAGGACTACACCTCCCTCGTCCGCGGCATCAACTTCTGGGCCCCGCCGATCGCCGCCACCCTCGCCACCGCCCTGCGCGAGCAGGGCTGGACCGACGGCACCGGCCGCACCCTGCTCGACGTCGGCTGCGGCACCGGCATCTACAGCCAGCTCCTGCTGCAGGAGTTCAGCGGCCTCAACGCCCGCGCCCTGGACGCCGAGCGGATCATCCCGATCGCCAACGCCCAGGCCCACCGCCTCGGCGTCGCCGACCGCTTCAACCCCGAGGTGGTGGACTTCTGGGCCGACGACTGGGGCACCGGCGTCGACGTCGCCCTCTTCGTCAACATCTTCCACCTGCAGACCCCGGAATCCGCCCGCGAGCTCCTGCTCCGCTCCGCCAAGGCCCTCACCGAGGACGGCGTGATCGCCATCGCCGACCACATCGTCGACGAGGACAGCGCCGACGGCAACACCCAGAACCGCTTCTTCCGCCTCTTCGCCGCCTCCATGCTCGCCACCGGCGGCGGCGACGCCTTCACCGTCCACGACTACGACCACTGGCTCGCCGACGCCGGCCTGCGCCGCGTCGCCCTGCTCGACACCCCCATGCACCGCCTCCTGCTGGTCAAGCACGCCTGA
- a CDS encoding acyl-CoA carboxylase epsilon subunit, with protein sequence MPDRTPLFRTDRTDLTPEEIATLTVLLHHHHRTRAATAARPRPARRTVRWHDVSLRPPTPTTSWQIVA encoded by the coding sequence ATGCCCGACCGAACCCCCCTCTTCCGCACCGACCGCACCGACCTCACCCCCGAGGAGATCGCCACCCTCACCGTCCTGCTCCACCACCACCACAGAACCCGGGCCGCCACCGCGGCCAGACCCCGACCCGCCCGCCGCACCGTCCGCTGGCACGACGTCTCCCTCCGCCCGCCGACCCCCACCACCTCCTGGCAGATCGTCGCCTGA